The proteins below are encoded in one region of Paenisporosarcina cavernae:
- a CDS encoding YwhD family protein — translation MSNEQKPKQKVGFTIIKDDPTDGHGGYGVGSLSLEHVSPVILDVEEKIARVEIGAMHARSDTERGIKFTTNREDSEGGKPYWLIWVTIDHKAEGPYYAGVTACEMVINREKRRGYKILADHVNKMDKSMKRQIIVEQMDDPSKEVLRDFLQSHNPEMWERSDSKLHEDLA, via the coding sequence ATGTCTAATGAACAAAAACCAAAACAAAAAGTAGGATTTACGATTATTAAAGATGACCCGACGGATGGCCACGGTGGATATGGAGTAGGTTCCTTATCGCTTGAGCATGTTTCACCGGTGATTTTAGATGTGGAAGAAAAAATAGCACGCGTGGAAATTGGTGCGATGCATGCACGAAGTGATACAGAACGTGGGATTAAATTCACGACGAATCGAGAAGATTCAGAAGGTGGAAAACCGTACTGGCTTATTTGGGTAACTATCGACCATAAAGCTGAAGGTCCTTACTACGCAGGCGTGACTGCATGTGAGATGGTCATTAATCGAGAAAAGCGTCGAGGCTATAAAATTCTTGCCGACCACGTAAACAAAATGGATAAATCGATGAAGCGTCAAATTATCGTCGAACAAATGGACGACCCATCGAAAGAAGTACTTCGTGATTTTCTACAATCGCACAACCCAGAAATGTGGGAGAGAAGTGATTCGAAACTACACGAAGATCTTGCATAA
- a CDS encoding histidine kinase has product METRTKKSRIGIALAVAISVFFLANWYVGANYAEIVESSRYLISLGGGIFAGIITYFLFMPDRPKD; this is encoded by the coding sequence ATGGAAACACGCACGAAAAAAAGCCGAATCGGCATTGCACTTGCTGTCGCCATCTCCGTTTTCTTTTTAGCGAACTGGTATGTCGGCGCAAATTACGCAGAAATTGTGGAAAGTTCTCGCTATCTTATCTCTTTAGGTGGTGGAATATTCGCTGGTATCATCACTTATTTTCTGTTCATGCCTGATCGACCGAAAGATTAA
- a CDS encoding 2-hydroxymuconate tautomerase, translating into MPYVTVKMLEGRTDEQKKALVEKVTEVVAETTGAPTEKVVVFIEDMKKNHYAVNGKLASEN; encoded by the coding sequence ATGCCATATGTAACCGTAAAAATGTTAGAAGGACGTACAGACGAACAGAAAAAAGCGTTAGTGGAAAAAGTAACAGAAGTCGTAGCAGAAACAACTGGTGCACCAACGGAGAAAGTAGTTGTCTTCATTGAGGACATGAAAAAAAACCATTATGCCGTTAATGGAAAGCTAGCGAGCGAAAACTAA